One genomic window of Elaeis guineensis isolate ETL-2024a chromosome 2, EG11, whole genome shotgun sequence includes the following:
- the LOC105040062 gene encoding probable LRR receptor-like serine/threonine-protein kinase At1g05700 translates to MEFSGLKTTVVGLWSVLLGILAITAGVRGQQTDEGNFISIDCGIPDGSSYTDDGTKITYTSDAQFIDAGVNHNISADRMTTSLPRQQSSLRSFPNGPRNCYTLKPVKQGQKYLIRAFFLHGKYDGNADVSIQFDLHLGVNLWKTMNISNTSLVDSTETMAIASADFVSVCLINKGHGTPFISSLELRPLKNTLYPAVNSTSSLVLSARRNFGKKDGTILRYPDDPKDRIWIPFRNDPFWSDISTTNEVDHEKDDPFEVPRTVLQAAAVPVNSNNLSFYWWAGSSDETRLTYHYFMHFAEIQDEHRTFNININGDFWYGPVTPLYRMSLTVYTTSAGNLYWYNISLLATASSTFPPSINAIEIYSVMLISANETNVQDVKAVMAIKEHYNVKRNWMGDPCAPIEYAWDGLDCNSNTNSDKPRIISLNLSSSGLTGDLIQEFAELKVIENLDLSYNNLTGSIPDFLAELSSLKVLNLTGNKFSGSIPSALLERNSTGSLILRVEVIGSTTCDIDNSCKMEKKKKKIAIPILAIVIVVLLGLLLVVVFIVCRMRRRQQGLVLGTAVRPQNENYFLQQVDHEDYPLQLENRRFAYMELQKITNNFNHIIGKGGFGSVFHGYLENGTQVAVKTRSQSSTQGTKEFLAEAKLLTRVHHKNLVSLVGYCKDGNYLALVYEYMSQGSLHDHLRGKPAYIKVLSWRERLQIALESAQGLEYLHTGCRPTIVHRDVKTSNILLNHNLEAKIADFGLSKAFQSDVHSHISTAVVGTPGYLDPEYYQTYQLNEKSDVYSFGVVLLELITGQPPLLPARGEGHIVQRVGPKVAQGNIDDVVDARLQGAYDVNSVWKTLDIALMCTAQSSVQRATMGDVVMQLKESLALQIAWNQHHYTETVDISLNSVFEIADVGKLSVVEGPSAR, encoded by the exons GTAATTTTATAAGCATAGATTGTGGCATCCCCGATGGTTCTAGCTATACCGATGATGGTACCAAAATAACGTACACCTCAGATGCCCAATTTATAGACGCCGGGGTAAACCATAACATTTCGGCAGATCGCATGACCACCTCGCTTCCACGGCAACAGTCAAGCCTCCGTAGCTTTCCGAATGGACCTCGAAACTGCTACACGTTGAAGCCCGTGAAGCAAGGACAAAAGTATCTAATAAGAGCATTTTTCCTGCATGGGAAATACGATGGAAATGCTGATGTTTCGATTCAATTTGATCTCCATCTCGGGGTTAATCTATGGAAAACAATGAACATCTCTAATACATCCTTGGTTGATTCAACCGAGACCATGGCTATTGCCTCGGCTGATTTCGTTTCAGTTTGTTTGATCAACAAGGGTCATGGAACTCCGTTCATATCTTCTCTAGAGCTGAGGCCACTGAAGAATACTCTTTATCCAGCTGTAAATTCAACAAGCTCATTGGTTCTTTCTGCGCGGCGTAACTTCGGAAAAAAAGATGGGACAATATTGAG GTACCCCGACGACCCAAAAGACCGTATATGGATCCCCTTCCGCAACGATCCCTTTTGGAGCGACATCTCCACCACCAATGAAGTCGACCACGAGAAAGATGATCCATTCGAGGTGCCGCGCACCGTCCTCCAGGCCGCCGCTGTTCCTGTGAACTCCAACAATCTATCTTTCTACTGGTGGGCGGGGAGCAGCGACGAAACCCGCCTTACCTACCACTACTTCATGCACTTCGCTGAGATCCAAGATGAGCACAGAACCTTCAACATCAACATCAACGGGGATTTCTGGTACGGCCCTGTCACCCCGCTCTACCGCATGTCACTCACCGTGTACACCACCTCCGCCGGGAATCTTTATTGGTATAACATCTCGCTTTTGGCGACCGCCTCTTCGACTTTTCCGCCGAGCATCAATGCGATCGAGATCTATTCGGTCATGCTTATCTCTGCCAACGAGACAAACGTCCAAGACG TTAAGGCCGTTATGGCAATCAAGGAACATTATAACGTGAAGAGAAATTGGATGGGTGATCCCTGTGCTCCGATAGAGTATGCTTGGGATGGCTTGGATTGTAATAGCAATACGAATTCTGACAAGCCAAGGATCATATCTCT AAACCTGTCTTCCAGTGGTTTGACTGGTGATCTAATCCAGGAATTTGCCGAGCTCAAAGTGATCGAGAACTT GGATTTATCTTACAACAATTTAACGGGGAGTATACCTGACTTTTTAGCAGAATTATCATCCCTCAAAGTCTT AAACTTGACAGGCAACAAATTCAGTGGATCAATCCCTTCAGCTCTCCTTGAAAGAAACTCAACAGGCTCTCTTATATTAAG AGTTGAAGTCATTGGTTCGACTACGTGTGACATTGATAATTCATGcaagatggagaagaagaagaagaagattgccATCCCTATTCTTGCAATAGTCATTGTGGTGCTACTGGGACTGTTGCTGGTGGTTGTATTTATTGTGTGTAGAATGAGGAGAAGGCAGCAAG GCTTGGTACTGGGTACCGCTGTGAGGCCACAGAATGAAAATTACTTCCTACAGCAAGTGGATCATGAAGACTATCCACTGCAGCTAGAGAATCGGCGATTCGCATACATGGAGCTGCAGAAAATAACAAATAATTTTAACCATATCATTGGCAAAGGAGGATTTGGTAGTGTCTTCCATGGCTACTTAGAAAATGGAACTCAGGTTGCGGTCAAGACACGATCGCAATCGTCAACTCAGGGGACCAAGGAGTTTTTGGCTGAG GCCAAACTTTTGACAAGGGTTCATCATAAGAACCTGGTATCTTTGGTTGGATACTGCAAGGATGGGAATTATCTGGCACTTGTCTACGAGTACATGTCTCAAGGAAGCCTTCATGATCATCTAAGAG GTAAACCTGCCTATATTAAGGTCTTGAGTTGGAGAGAGCGGCTTCAAATTGCGCTTGAATCTGCACAAG GGCTGGAGTATCTGCACACGGGGTGCAGGCCGACCATAGTACATAGAGATGTGAAGACCAGCAACATCCTGTTGAACCATAATTTGGAGGCTAAAATAGCAGATTTTGGGCTCTCTAAGGCATTCCAGAGTGATGTTCACAGTCACATATCCACAGCAGTAGTAGGCACCCCAGGATACCTGGATCCCGA GTACTATCAGACTTACCAGCTTAATGAGAAGAGTGATGTATATAGCTTTGGGGTGGTTCTCTTGGAGCTAATCACAGGCCAGCCTCCCTTATTGCCTGCACGAGGAGAGGGTCACATAGTTCAAAGGGTGGGGCCAAAAGTTGCCCAAGGGAACATTGATGATGTTGTGGATGCAAGGCTGCAAGGAGCGTACGATGTCAATTCCGTCTGGAAGACTCTGGATATAGCACTCATGTGCACAGCGCAGAGCTCTGTTCAGAGGGCGACCATGGGTGATGTAGTGATGCAGCTTAAGGAAAGCTTGGCACTTCAGATTGCTTGGAACCAGCACCATTATACAGAAACTGTTGACATAAGCCTGAACAGTGTCTTTGAAATAGCGGATGTTGGAAAGTTATCAGTTGTAGAGGGTCCTTCGGCAAGATAA